One genomic region from Amaranthus tricolor cultivar Red isolate AtriRed21 chromosome 12, ASM2621246v1, whole genome shotgun sequence encodes:
- the LOC130796710 gene encoding multisubstrate pseudouridine synthase 7: protein MLRRRTLTFVCSKFLKPSLSHYFPVTTSTKATMSASAIISQDAIDKAESKNIDESDVGILCYISQVPGFRGILKQRYSDFIVNEVDLNGNVVHLTSLDVPPELIEKKEMAVEQLDKTFTEEIESFRSLVGDTDADCLKELIQKVQCGADPDISPLVLSPSSDKAHRTAVHNFFKEKLRFLVTDTIDGPQDSSKCIRVWPKSAGNQKGRSCRKRKDRFDKPFDKRGSHDWGDHPGKFLRFHLYKENKDTQEALRLIGQMLGVQPRSFGFAGTKDKRAVSTQQVTIFKQRAGRLASLNANLIGIRVGDFCYVKEGLQLGQLFGNRFTITLRGVSSESEDTIRASADALGKCGFVNYFGLQRFGSGAVPTHFIGAALLRGEWKVAVDMILDPREGEREDVRKIRKDYKESNDVDRALRQLPRHMVAERAVLACLQKCPGNYVQALKAIPRTMRMMYVHSYQSYLWNHAASIRVQKYGAQGLVVGDLVHSKEDSGEIISLHTEYEDFVSNEADNSTNLEDMEVDVLDQKTFSVKAVDEEDLLRQKYTIDDVVLPLPGSKAFYPANDVAHVYHEVARKDNISLTESVHSVKEFSITSMSGAYRRVFQKPIDFEWQILKYKNANLPLADTDLDILTKSKSGDTILVEKGNDSTLYSANLTNASNICKDGKPVDTETDCANEISDSGSDILTNSKSGDRIQVEKGNDRSLDSEAQLTALKLRFTLPSSCYATMAIRELVKTSTSVAFHKTLNNQV from the exons ATGTTGCGAAGACGAACACTGACATTTGTTTGCTCTAAATTCCTTAAACCCTCTCTTTCCCATTATTTCCCGGTGACTACGTCTACTAAAGCAACTATGAGTGCTTCTGCAATCATATCACAAGACGCCATTGATAAAGCTGAATCCAAGAATATAGACGAATCCGATGTCGGGATTCTCTGCTACATTTCTCAGGTCCCTGGTTTTCGCGGCATTCTTAAACAAAG gtATTCGGATTTTATCGTCAATGAAGTTGATTTAAATGGAAATGTTGTGCATTTAACCTCATTGGATGTTCCTCCTGAG TTGATTGAAAAGAAAGAGATGGCGGTTGAGCAATTGGATAAAACTTTCACTGAAGAAATTGAATCATTTCGATCACTAGTAGGTGATACTGATGCTGATTGTCTGAAAGAATTGATCCAAAAAGTACAATGTGGTGCTGATCCGGATATTTCTCCATTAGTTCTATCTCCAAGTTCTGACAAAGCTCATCGCACG GCGGTGCacaatttttttaaggaaaaattgagATTTCTTGTCACGGACACAATAGATGGTCCTCAAGATTCATCAAAATGCATTCGTGTGTGGCCTAAATCGGCTGGGAATCAAAAGGGAAGAAGTTGCCGGAAGAGGAAAGATAGGTTTGATAAGCCATTTGACAAAAGAGGTTCACATGATTGGGGAGACCATCCTGGAAAGTTCCTCAG GTTTCATCTATACAAGGAGAACAAGGATACTCAAGAGGCCCTGAGATTGATTGGCCAGATGCTTGGAGTCCAG CCTAGATCATTTGGATTTGCTGGAACAAAGGATAAGCGTGCTGTGTCTACTCAACAG GTAACAATTTTCAAGCAGCGTGCTGGTAGACTGGCTTCCCTCAATGCAAATTTGATTGGTATAAGAGTAGGTGATTTCTG CTATGTCAAAGAAGGGCTTCAACTAGGGCAGCTTTTTGGCAATAGATTCACAATAACATTGAG AGGCGTTTCATCCGAGTCTGAAGACACTATTAGAGCATCTGCAGATGCACTAGGGAAGTGTGGCTTTGTCAACTATTTTGGTTTACAG AGATTTGGAAGTGGCGCAGTGCCAACTCACTTTATTGGAGCAGCTTTGCTTCGTGGAGAGTGGAAAGTTGCAGTCGATATGATTCTCGATCCAAGGGAGGGTGA AAGGGAAGATGTAAGAAAGATTCGGAAAGACTACAAGGAAAGCAATGATGTTGACCGGGCACTGAGGCAATTGCCACGTCATATGGTTGCTGAGAGGGCTGTT CTGGCATGTTTACAAAAATGTCCTGGAAATTACGTGCAGGCGTTGAAGGCTATCCCTAGAACTAtgagaatgat GTATGTACACAGTTACCAAAGCTACCTGTGGAACCATGCGGCGAGCATTAGAGTACAGAAATATG GAGCACAAGGTCTTGTAGTTGGAGATCTTGTACATTCTAAAGAAGATTCCGGCGAGATCATTTCCCTCCACACTGAATATGAGGATTTTGTATCTAATGAGGCAGATAATAGTACCAATCTGGAAGACATGGAAGTTGATGTCCTCGATCAAAAGACTTTTTCAGTCAAA GCTGTTGATGAGGAAGATTTACTCAGACAGAAGTATACAATTGATGATGTTGTCCTTCCATTGCCCGG TTCAAAGGCATTTTATCCAGCGAATGATGTTGCTCATGTCTATCATGAGGTGGCTAGGAAG GATAATATCAGCTTGACAGAGAGTGTGCACAGTGTCAA GGAATTTTCAATAACTAGTATGAGTGGTGCTTATAGACGTGTTTTCCAGAAACCAATTGATTTTGAATG GCAAATACTGAAGTACAAGAATGCTAATTTGCCTTTGGCAGATACAGATTTGGATATTCTTACAAAGTCCAAATCTGGGGATACGATTCTAGTGGAAAAAGGCAATGACAGCACGCTCTACTCAGCGAATTTGACTAATGCATCCAACATATGTAAAGATGGAAAACCTGTTGACACTGAGACAGATTGTGCAAATGAGATCTCCGATTCAGGGTCAGATATTCTTACAAATTCTAAATCTGGGGATAGGATTCAAGTGGAAAAAGGCAATGATAGATCGCTCGATTCAGAGGCCCAACTGACAGCTCTCAAGCTCCGTTTTACCCTCCCATCATCTTGCTATGCGACGATGGCTATAAGGGAACTTGTCAAAACATCAACATCT GTTGCATTTCACAAAACGTTGAATAACCAAGTTTAG